One window of the Magnolia sinica isolate HGM2019 chromosome 19, MsV1, whole genome shotgun sequence genome contains the following:
- the LOC131235344 gene encoding NDR1/HIN1-like protein 3 — protein sequence MADSKQANLNGAYYGPPIPPKRDYHRPGRSSGCCCGPCCILSALFKLIFTIVVILGIAALVIWLVLRPSKVKVHVESATLTQFNLTNSNNLYYNLSLDIEIRNPNKRIGIYYDKLEANAYYEGQRFDYVPLPTFYQGHKNTTNLYPVFTGQAAIPLQSSDVVVFNRENGDGLFSIDVKIYARIRFKIGSIKTNRYKPNFKCELRVPLMTSSSSSAVGFTRTKCDIDF from the coding sequence atggCCGATTCAAAACAAGCCAACCTAAATGGAGCCTACTATGGCCCACCCATCCCTCCCAAACGAGACTATCACCGGCCTGGTCGATCGAGTGGATGCTGCTGCGGCCCATGCTGCATACTAAGCGCCTTGTTCAAGCTCATCTTCACCATCGTCGTCATCCTTGGCATAGCTGCCCTCGTTATCTGGCTTGTTCTCCGCCCTTCAAAGGTGAAAGTGCATGTCGAGAGCGCCACGCTTACTCAGTTCAACCTCACTAACAGCAATAATCTCTATTACAACCTTTCTCTAGACATAGAGATaaggaaccccaacaagcgaaTTGGCATTTACTACGATAAGCTCGAAGCTAACGCTTACTACGAAGGACAGCGGTTTGATTACGTGCCTCTGCCGACTTTCTATCAAGGCCATAAGAACACAACCAATCTCTATCCCGTTTTCACCGGGCAAGCTGCTATTCCATTGCAGAGTTCTGATGTTGTGGTTTTCAATAGGGAGAATGGAGATGGGCTTTTCTCCATTGATGTTAAGATCTATGCAAGGATTAGGTTTAAGATTGGATCAATCAAGACTAATCGCTACAAGCCGAATTTCAAGTGCGAGTTGAGGGTCCCTTTAATGACGAGCAGCAGCTCCTCTGCTGTCGGATTTACTAGGACGAAGTGCGACATCGATTTCTGA
- the LOC131235116 gene encoding uncharacterized protein LOC131235116, protein MAKAAVEDKGMDQIRKQEAKEAVDGVKGSRRLSDAIMPHILKLYASSATSHDFEIYAPNATFEDPLMCAHGVKQIKSAFYSLSKVFSESKIVEYSIQENTTAPDRGEILIDNKQHYKILGKDLDVVSLIKLRVEEGKVVRHEDWWDKKPLWNRDTVKLPLIGRLAETLRRGSMLATHALMRFGKDPNP, encoded by the exons ATGGCCAAAGCTGCTGTGGAAG ATAAGGGCATGGATCAGATCAGAAAGCAAGAAGCGAAGGAAGCCGTTGATGGTGTCAAAGGCTCCAGACGCCTTTCTGATGCCATAATGCCGCACATTCTCAAGCT ATATGCGTCATCTGCTACGTCCCATGACTTTGAAATTTATGCTCCAAATGCAACATTCGAAGACCCCCTCATGTGTGCCCATGG AGTGAAGCAGATCAAATCAGCATTCTATTCACTTTCCAAG GTCTTTAGTGAATCCAAAATTGTGGAGTATAGCATACAAGAAAATACAACTGCTCCAGATAGAGGGGAG ATTCTAATCGACAACAAGCAACATTACAAAATATTGGGGAAAGACTTGGATGTCGTATCACTTATCAAGCTGCGTGttgaggaagggaaggttgtccGCCATGAAGATTG GTGGGACAAGAAACCTCTATGGAACAGAGACACTGTGAAGCTACCCTTGATAGGCCGACTAGCAGAAACGTTGCGAAGAGGTTCGATGCTTGCAACTCATGCTCTGATGAGGTTTGGAAAGGATCCAAACCCTTGA